Proteins co-encoded in one Gossypium arboreum isolate Shixiya-1 chromosome 11, ASM2569848v2, whole genome shotgun sequence genomic window:
- the LOC108472040 gene encoding probable disease resistance protein At4g27220 produces the protein MKVLDDLFEWRNALKELSLARQSVNGLEDEVIQQLRFSYDRLKDQKLQHCFLNCTLYPEDFAIREIDLVHLWIAEGLVEEMNSRQAEYDKGCAIMNRLINNCLLEVPTEIENGRCVKMHDLVRDMALHITCRTPRFLVKAGMRLTEPPDMQEWRKDLEKVSLMENWGLQLPYPLEISPPKCPMLTTLLLSGCNIQSIPEGFFKHMHRLKILDLSANPIKYLPDSIANLKNLTALLLRHCRSLEKVPSLSKLQVLKELNLEATNIKEVPCEMKNLLKLNYLNLNGIGDLHEIPDRALSKLSFLQDLIVGETLISGEDVGGLKKLEILKGRFYELHNLNAYVQALHGREEPLEYIIRMGERGWVEQINTRKYIELCGCNIYTNQIILPHVEELYIKECNLNCSKGYPLFSKFILISLSIFSSLKFLDIYNCKSLKKLFSPNCLPLNLQELSVSECNKLEEIIAIELGWNQRGKATMEFHLPQLRLFSLWNLPKLKSICNVNGVIVCDSLEII, from the coding sequence ATGAAGGTACTTGATGACCTTTTTGAATGGAGGAATGCGCTAAAGGAACTAAGTTTAGCAAGACAAAGTGTTAATGGATTGGAAGATGAGGTGATCCAACAATTGCGATTTAGTTATGATCGTTTAAAGGATCAAAAACTTCAACACTGTTTTCTCAACTGTACCTTATATCCTGAAGATTTTGCAATCAGAGAGATAGATCTTGTTCATCTTTGGATTGCAGAAGGGCTTGTCGAAGAAATGAACAGTAGGCAAGCAGAGTATGACAAGGGTTGTGCAATAATGAATAGACTCATAAACAACTGTTTGTTAGAAGTTCCTACCGAAATAGAAAATGGAAGATGTGTAAAGATGCATGATCTTGTAAGGGACATGGCATTACATATCACATGTAGAACACCTCGGTTCTTGGTAAAAGCTGGCATGAGATTAACGGAGCCACCAGATATGCAAGAATGGAGAAAGGACCTAGAAAAAGTTTCATTGATGGAGAATTGGGGTTTACAGCTTCCCTATCCTTTGGAAATATCGCCACCGAAGTGTCCGATGCTCACAACACTATTGTTGTCTGGTTGTAATATACAAAGCATTCCAGAAGGCTTCTTCAAGCATATGCACAGACTCAAGATTCTTGATCTTTCTGCAAATCCTATCAAGTATCTCCCAGATTCCATTGCTAATTTGAAGAACCTCACTGCGCTATTGCTTCGTCATTGTCGAAGTTTAGAGAAGGTGCCATCACTTTCAAAACTTCAAGTCTTGAAGGAGTTGAATCTTGAAGCAACAAATATCAAGGAGGTCCCTTGTGAGATGAAAAACTTGTTGAAACTCAATTACCTGAATTTGAATGGTATAGGAGACCTACATGAGATTCCTGATCGAGCATTATCAAAACTTTCTTTCCTTCAAGACTTGATTGTTGGTGAAACATTGATAAGTGGAGAAGATGTTGGTGGATTGAAGAAACTGGAAATTCTTAAAGGGAGGTTTTACGAATTACACAACTTAAATGCGTATGTCCAAGCTTTACATGGTCGAGAAGAACCTCTTGAATACATCATCCGCATGGGTGAGAGAGGATGGGTGGAGCAAATTAATACAAGAAAGTACATTGAGTTATGTGGTTGTAATATCTATACCAATCAGATTATACTTCCACATGTTGAGGAGTTATACATTAAGGAGTGCAATCTCAATTGTAGCAAAGGGTATCCGCTTTTCTCCAAGTTTATTCTTATCTCACTTAGCATATTCTCCTCTCTTAAATTTCTTGatatatataattgtaaaagctTGAAAAAATTGTTCTCTCCAAATTGCTTGCCACTAAATTTACAAGAGCTTAGCGTATCAGAGTGTAACAAGCTAGAGGAAATAATAGCAATAGAACTTGGATGGAATCAAAGAGGAAAGGCTACCATGGAGTTTCATTTACCACAATTAAGGTTATTTTCACTATGGAATCTACCAAAATTGAAGAGCATTTGCAATGTTAATGGAGTAATCGTTTGTGATTCACTTGAAATAATTTAG
- the LOC108472041 gene encoding uncharacterized protein LOC108472041 — protein MSFTPPQPPVFTGENYHIWVVKMKTYLQAHDLWSVVENDAEPPPLRANPTVAQMRLHAEESAKKPKAMACLQNGVSDVIFTCIMACDSSKQAWDRLKEEFMGSEKTRQQQLINLRRDFKNLKMKEAETIKQYADRIMATVNSIRLLGVDFVESRVVEKVITTLPERFESKISSLEDLRDLTTISLSESVNSLYALEQRRANRQEENSEGAFQARAKESSSASQKGKKPWLDKKDKIRKDSSKKTYPPCTHYKRTTHSERNCWRRPDVQCWKCKQYGHVEKICRSKGKVPVQQQDQAHPAEDNKLKRSMFSMHLPLQLQAKPNVAGL, from the coding sequence ATGAGCTTCACACCACCTCAACCTCCTGTGTTCACTGGTGAGAACTACCACATTTGGGTGGTAAAAATGAAGACTTACCTTCAGGCACATGACTTGTGGAGTGTAGTGGAGAATGATGCCGAGCCACCTCCACTGAGAGCCAATCCTACTGTTGCTCAGATGAGACTGCATGCTGAGGAGTCTGCCAAGAAGCCTAAAGCCATGGCCTGCTTGCAGAATGGAGTGTCTGATGTTATCTTCACTTGCATTATGGCATGTGACTCATCTAAGCAAGCTTGGGACAGGTTGAAGGAGGAATTCATGGGGTCTGAGAAGACTAGACAGCAACAGCTGATTAATCTAAGGAGAGATTTTAAGAATCTCAAGATGAAAGAAGCTGAGACCATTAAGCAGTATGCAGATAGAATAATGGCCACAGTGAATAGTATAAGGTTGCTTGGTGTAGACTTTGTTGAAAGTAGGGTGGTCGAGAAGGTGATCACCACACTTCCTGAGAGATTCGAGTCTAAGATATCTTCATTGGAGGACTTGAGAGATCTCACAACCATTTCTCTATCAGAATCGGTGAACTCACTCTATGCTTTGGAGCAGAGAAGGGCTAATAGGCAGGAAGAAAACTCTGAGGGAGCCTTTCAAGCAAGGGCCAAAGAAAGCTCTAGTGCAAGTCAAAAAGGCAAGAAGCCTTGGCTTGACAAGAAGGACAAAATCAGAAAGGATTCAAGCAAGAAGACCTACCCACCATGCACTCACTACAAAAGAACCACACACTCAGAAAGAAACTGTTGGAGAAGACCAGATGTTCAATGCTGGAAATGCAAGCAATATGGTCATGTTGAGAAAATCTGTAGGAGCAAAGGCAAAGTACCAGTACAGCAACAAGATCAGGCACATCCTGCTGAGGATAACAAGCTCAAGAGGAGCATGTTTTCAATGCATCTTCCTTTGCAACTACAAGCAAAGCCAAATGTAGCTGGCTTGTAG